The following DNA comes from Cytophagales bacterium.
GGTTGTCTCCGTAATAGGCCCAAACCTGCTGATCTTGAACTAGCGGTGTTCGTTGATGAATCCATAAGTGTGCATCCCATTTGTCGCCCGGCTTCTCTCGGAATCGTTAATTGGATTTAGCATATTTAAAATATAACTTTTTAAACATGCAAAGACATATTTACAAGTTTTATACGCCCCTGGCTTTAATGATTTGCTTCTCCTTGTGCCTTTTCATCAGCTCTTGTACGGAAGAAACACCGGAAGAGCCGTTCGCGGCAACGGCTGCTATATCGACTTCCGTATCAACGGTAACTGAAGGCGGAAACAGTCCGGAAATTACCATCAGTTTTAACACCGACAATACTTCGGGAAGTGCACTAACCATTCGATATACGGTCAGTGGCTCCGCTTCTTCCGGGACCGATTATTCCGCAATCACCGGCTCCATAAGTATTCCGGATGGAGATACAGAAGCTTCTTTTTCTATTGAAGTGTTGGATGATGAAGCTGTTGAAGAAAATGAAACGATCATTATCACTCTGGATACTTCAGGCCAGCCGGACGGGATAAGCATCGGAAACAGTAATAGCATCACAATTACGATTCAGGACAATGATGAAGAAGAGCAAAACAATGATCCCAATCAAATCTCTATTTCAGCGGATGTCACAGATATCTTAGAGGGAGAGACCAATCCGGTCATCACTTTTTCCTTGAGTCAGGTTCTGGAATCTGAAATGTCGTTTGATTACAGGATCTCCGGAACTGCCGAAAATGGGATCGATTACACCGAATTAAGTGGAAGTATCACAATTGCTAGTGGCGAACAATCGGGGGCGCTTGAAATAGAATTGACCGATGATGAAGAAGTAGAAGAAGCGGAAACCATCATTATTTCTATCAATGGCATGGCGCTTCCTTCGGGTATTGTGATTGGAGAAAACAGAGAAGTCACTATCACCGTCTCCGATAACGACGAAGCGCAAATCATCGTAAACGTTGAAGCCGTTTCAAATGGCGCAGAAGGTGGTGATAATCCCTCTTTCGAAATCATATTGGATCAGCCAGTTACTGAGGCAACGACATTTATTTATTCCCTGTCAGGCACAGCAACCGCCGACGAAGATTTCACCAGTCCTTTGGGAGAAGTAACGATTGAAGCAAATGAGGAATCGACCGTATTTGAAATTACTTTGATCGATGACGAAGCGGTCGAAGACGAGGAAACCATAATAGTGACGCTTGTAGCAGCTGATCTTCCCGAAGGGTTTCTACTGGGTGAAAGTACTGAAGCCACCGCTACCATAAGTGACAATGACGAGGAAAACACCGCCACTCCAATCACGTTGACTTTTGATGCTTCTGATGGCAATAGCATTACGGTAGGCAGCTGGACAGAAGTCAATGATGCGGAAGGCTACATTATTCTAATTAATACCGAAAATGATTTTGATGACCTGGCAAATGATCAAAAAATTGCAGCCAGCACGACCTATGTAGGTACCGGGACGCAGGCTGTCTATGATTCAGAAATGTCGGAAGACTTTACGGTTACGTTATTACAAGATCAAACTACCTATTATTTCAAAGTAGTTCCATATGATTCCGATGGGGCTTACGATAACGATCAGGATACTTTCGAAGCGAGTACCATGAGTTGTACTACGGATAGTGAAACCGAAAACCAGGTTTGCTTTACCATATTTGAAGCGAATGATACCCGATACATTGTCTCAAACCAGTATCCCGATCACGAAACAGGCAGCTTTCCAAACGCGGATGTCACAGCCGTAGCGTTGGAAACCAACATCGATCTTACCCCGTCGAATACTGGAGAGGTTACGCTTGTCTATAACGAAACAGGGGGGCCTACACCCTCCAACCCAAATTTCTGGCGTTTTGGCGTCGCTTCGAATGGATTAGGTTACAATCCTATGGGCCTCAAACCCTGGACCAATCCTGATACGGGTGAAGAAAATTGGGAATGGCAAGCTGCTGTCGTCGATGAAGGAAATACTTTCCTGGATGAATACAGTGGGCATGTGACTTCTCAGGGTCAATATCATTACCACGGAGACATTACAGGCCTTGCCACCGACGAAGATGGCAGTCGTCATTCATTGTTG
Coding sequences within:
- a CDS encoding YHYH protein, yielding MQRHIYKFYTPLALMICFSLCLFISSCTEETPEEPFAATAAISTSVSTVTEGGNSPEITISFNTDNTSGSALTIRYTVSGSASSGTDYSAITGSISIPDGDTEASFSIEVLDDEAVEENETIIITLDTSGQPDGISIGNSNSITITIQDNDEEEQNNDPNQISISADVTDILEGETNPVITFSLSQVLESEMSFDYRISGTAENGIDYTELSGSITIASGEQSGALEIELTDDEEVEEAETIIISINGMALPSGIVIGENREVTITVSDNDEAQIIVNVEAVSNGAEGGDNPSFEIILDQPVTEATTFIYSLSGTATADEDFTSPLGEVTIEANEESTVFEITLIDDEAVEDEETIIVTLVAADLPEGFLLGESTEATATISDNDEENTATPITLTFDASDGNSITVGSWTEVNDAEGYIILINTENDFDDLANDQKIAASTTYVGTGTQAVYDSEMSEDFTVTLLQDQTTYYFKVVPYDSDGAYDNDQDTFEASTMSCTTDSETENQVCFTIFEANDTRYIVSNQYPDHETGSFPNADVTAVALETNIDLTPSNTGEVTLVYNETGGPTPSNPNFWRFGVASNGLGYNPMGLKPWTNPDTGEENWEWQAAVVDEGNTFLDEYSGHVTSQGQYHYHGDITGLATDEDGSRHSLLYGWAADGFPIYYKYAYVISDDPNSGIIELKSSYQLKSGDRGGDGTTAPDGTHDGTYIQDYEFVEGLGDLDECNGRMGITPEYPNGTYYYVITTDFPKIPNCFVGTPSEDFQIGR